In Apium graveolens cultivar Ventura chromosome 10, ASM990537v1, whole genome shotgun sequence, the following are encoded in one genomic region:
- the LOC141692245 gene encoding serine/arginine-rich splicing factor RS40-like isoform X2 yields MKPIFCGNLEYDARPSELERLFKRYGKVERVDVKSGFAFVYMEDERDAEDAIRRLDHTEFGRKGRRLRVEWTKQERGDRRTDISKRPVNTKPTKTLFVINFDPVHTRTRDLERHFDLHGKILNIRIRRNFAFIQFESEEEATRALEATNMSKFMDRVISVEYAIRDDDERRNGHSPERRGRDFSPDKRGNGRGRSPSPYHRDRDSPDYGHGSKPNSRLESRRSPDYGRAESPAAEKYQGHGSKPNSRFESRRSPEYGRGESPADERYQSRSRSPPPRSRSPAPRERSRS; encoded by the exons ATGAAGCCAATATTTTGCGGAAACCTTGAATATGATGCACGCCCATCAGAGCTGGAGCGCCTATTTAAAAGATATGGGAAGGTTGAAAGAGTTGATGTGAAGTCAG GATTTGCTTTTGTCTACATGGAAGATGAACGAGATGCTGAGGATGCGATTCGAAGACTTGACCACACAGAGTTTGGAAGGAAGGGGCGCAGACTTCGTGTTGAATGGACCAAG CAAGAACGTGGAGACAGAAGGACCGACATTTCTAAAAGACCAGTCAATACAAAACCCACAAAAACCTTGTTTGTCATCAACTTTGATCCTGTCCATACCAGGACAAGGGATCTGGAGAGGCACTTTGATCTGCATGgcaaaattttaaatattagGATCAGAAGAAATTTTGCATTTATACAGTTTGAATCAGAAGAAGAAGCCACTAGAGCGCTGGAGGCAACCAACATGAG CAAGTTTATGGATCGTGTTATATCAGTGGAATATGCTATTAGAGATGACGATGAAAGAAGAAATGGGCACAGCCCTGAGAGAAGAGGCCGTGATTTTTCACCTGATAAAAGAGGAAATGGTCGTGGACGATCACCAAGTCCATATCACAGGGATAGAGATAGCCCTGACTATGGGCATGGATCCAAGCCAAACTCTAGACTTGAATCTAGGAGAAGTCCAGACTATGGCAGAGCGGAAAGCCCAGCAGCTGAGAAATACCAAGG GCATGGATCCAAGCCAAACTCGAGATTTGAATCTAGGAGAAGTCCAGAGTATGGAAGAGGGGAAAGCCCAGCCGATGAGAGATACCAAAG TCGTTCTCGTTCACCTCCACCCCGATCTCGTTCACCTGCACCACGAGAAAGATCACGTTCATAA
- the LOC141692245 gene encoding uncharacterized protein LOC141692245 isoform X1: MVNLLREHTGQRELLRPAKTRFATAFLTLSRINKQKINIRNMFLSEKWLKSNYAKDPVGRKIVCFVNQASFWNTIVCSFKVAGLLVKVLRLVDGEKRPPMGYIYEAMDRAKETIARSFEHNTEKYKSFFEIIDKRWDVQLHQPLHAAAYYLNPDYYYKNPNIENDGEVSLGLYKCIERMVDVDLQDKIGDQLELYKRAEGFFGLPMAVRQRSQKSPAAWWSSYGKHTPELQNFAIRILGLTCSSSGCERNWSVFEHLHSKKRNRLAQQKLNDLVFVKYNRALRRRYELRDKNDPILLNEIDDSNEWLVGKVDGESDEEDDDYVFSKEDGLT; the protein is encoded by the exons ATGGTGAATTTGCTAAGAGAACATACTGGTCAGAGGGAGTTATTGAGGCCAGCAAAGACACGATTTGCCACAGCTTTTTTGACCTTGTCCAGGATTAACAAACAGAAAATTAATATCCGGAATATGTTCTTATCAGAAAAATGGCTAAAAAGCAACTACGCCAAGGATCCTGTTGGACGTAAGATTGTTTGTTTTGTTAACCAAGCAAGTTTCTGGAACACTATTGTTTGTTCTTTTAAGGTAGCAGGCCTTCTTGTGAAGGTCCTTCGATTGGTTGACGGTGAAAAAAGACCACCCATGGGTTACATTTATGAAGCTATGGATAGGGCCAAAGAAACGATTGCGCGGTCTTTTGAACATAATACCGAGAAATATAAGAGTTTCTTTGAAATCATTGATAAGAGGTGGGATGTGCAACTCCATCAACCTTTGCACGCAGCTGCATATTATCTCAATCCGGACTACTACTACAAAAATCCAAACAttgagaatgatggagaagtaTCATTAGGTTTGTACAAGTGCATCGAGAGAATGGTAGATGTTGACTTGCAAGACAAGATTGGAGATCAATTGGAATTATATAAGAGAGCAGAAGGTTTTTTTGGCTTACCAATGGCTGTTCGACAAAGATCACAAAAATCTCCTG CTGCCTGGTGGAGTTCTTACGGCAAACATACTCCCGAATTGCAAAACTTTGCCATTCGAATTCTTGGCTTAACTTGTAGTTCATCCGGATGCGAGAGAAATTGGAGTGTATTTGAGCAT CTTCACAGCAAAAAACGAAATCGACttgcacaacaaaagttgaatgATTTGGTGTTCGTTAAATACAATAGAGCTTTAAGGCGTAGATATGAACTTCGTGATAAAAATGATCCCATCTTGTTAAATGAGATTGATGATAGCAACGAATGGCTGGTTGGTAAGGTTGACGGAGAAAGCGACGAAGAAGATGATGACTATGTTTTTTCCAAAGAAGATGGGTTAACTTAG
- the LOC141692245 gene encoding serine/arginine-rich splicing factor RS40-like isoform X3, with amino-acid sequence MASTSYISLRFAFVYMEDERDAEDAIRRLDHTEFGRKGRRLRVEWTKQERGDRRTDISKRPVNTKPTKTLFVINFDPVHTRTRDLERHFDLHGKILNIRIRRNFAFIQFESEEEATRALEATNMSKFMDRVISVEYAIRDDDERRNGHSPERRGRDFSPDKRGNGRGRSPSPYHRDRDSPDYGHGSKPNSRLESRRSPDYGRAESPAAEKYQGHGSKPNSRFESRRSPEYGRGESPADERYQSRSRSPPPRSRSPAPRERSRS; translated from the exons ATGGCATCAACATCCTACATATCCCTGA GATTTGCTTTTGTCTACATGGAAGATGAACGAGATGCTGAGGATGCGATTCGAAGACTTGACCACACAGAGTTTGGAAGGAAGGGGCGCAGACTTCGTGTTGAATGGACCAAG CAAGAACGTGGAGACAGAAGGACCGACATTTCTAAAAGACCAGTCAATACAAAACCCACAAAAACCTTGTTTGTCATCAACTTTGATCCTGTCCATACCAGGACAAGGGATCTGGAGAGGCACTTTGATCTGCATGgcaaaattttaaatattagGATCAGAAGAAATTTTGCATTTATACAGTTTGAATCAGAAGAAGAAGCCACTAGAGCGCTGGAGGCAACCAACATGAG CAAGTTTATGGATCGTGTTATATCAGTGGAATATGCTATTAGAGATGACGATGAAAGAAGAAATGGGCACAGCCCTGAGAGAAGAGGCCGTGATTTTTCACCTGATAAAAGAGGAAATGGTCGTGGACGATCACCAAGTCCATATCACAGGGATAGAGATAGCCCTGACTATGGGCATGGATCCAAGCCAAACTCTAGACTTGAATCTAGGAGAAGTCCAGACTATGGCAGAGCGGAAAGCCCAGCAGCTGAGAAATACCAAGG GCATGGATCCAAGCCAAACTCGAGATTTGAATCTAGGAGAAGTCCAGAGTATGGAAGAGGGGAAAGCCCAGCCGATGAGAGATACCAAAG TCGTTCTCGTTCACCTCCACCCCGATCTCGTTCACCTGCACCACGAGAAAGATCACGTTCATAA